The Campylobacter sp. MG1 genomic sequence TGTATTATTAGTGGTTTTTGTGTTTTTGCAAGTTTAACATATATAATTAGGACTAATATTGTTAAAATGATAAAAAAATAATAAAATAAGCAAAAAAGGAAATTTTATGCGTAGAATAGATTATAAAAGAATAGTTATTAAAATAGGGACTACTTCATTAACTTATGCAAATGGTAAAATAAATTTAAGAGCTATTGAAAATTTGGCATGGGTTTTATGTGATTTGAAAAATCAAGGAAAAGAAATTATTTTAGTTTCATCAGGTGCAATAGCTGTTGGAACTGAAAGATTAGCTTTAGAAAAACGTCCAAGGGATATAGTTGGAAAACAAGTTGCATCAGCTGTAGGGCAGGGGGTTTTAATGCAAATTTATGAAAGTTTTTTTTCAAAATATAATCAAATTATTGCACAAATTTTATTAACCCGTGATGTTTTTGAAAATGAAATAATGTTAAAAAACGCACAAAATTCGGTGCTAAAATTAATACAAATGGGCGTTATTCCTATAGTAAATGAAAATGATACTGTAGCAACTGATGAGCTTCAAGGCTTTAGTGATAACGACACTTTATCAGCTTATGTGAGCAATCTTGTAGATGCTGATTTATTGATTTTATTGAGTGATATTGATGCTATGTATGATAAGGACCCAAATAAATTTAGCGATGCTAAAAAGATTAGTGAAATTTATGTTATTGATGATGAGGTGTTAAGTAGTGCTAGTGGTTCAAATTCAGCCCTTGGTACAGGTGGAATGATTACTAAGGTAAATTCTGCAAAAATGGTAAATGGCAATGGAATTGATATGATTATTACAAGTGGTAAGGATTTTGGGGTTTTATTTGATATAGTTCAAGGTAAGGAAATAGGTACACTTTTTAAAGGTAGCAAAAATGCTTGAAGAAATTTGTAAAAATTCAAAAAAAGCTAGTTTAGAATTAGCTAAGTTAGATTCAAAAAATAAAAATGAAATTTTATTTGAAGCTGCTAAAAATTTAAAAGACAATATGGAATATATCTTAAATGAAAATTTAAAAGATATTAAATATGCTAAGGAAATAGGATTAAAAGATAGTTTAATAGATAGATTAAAATTAGATGAAAAAAGAATCAATTCTATGGTATTAGGTATACAAAAAATAGCTTATATACCTGATCCATTAAATGAATATATAGAGCAAAAAATATTGGAAAATGGTTTAATTATAGGAAAAAAAAGAGTTCCTATGGGGGTAATAGGTATAATTTATGAAGCTCGTCCAAATGTTACAAGCGATGCCTTTGCTATGTGTATTAAAGCTGGTAGTTCGGTTATTTTAAAAGGTGGTAAGGAAGCCTTAAATTCAAATAAAGCTATAGTAAAAATACTAAGAGAAAGTATAGTAAGATTAGGTTTTAATGAGAATTTTGTAAATTTAATTACTGATTCTAGTCGTGATACTACAAATCAATTTATGAGAATGAACAAATATGTTAATTTATTAATTCCTAGAGGAGGGGCTAGTTTAATAAATGCTGTTGTCAATAATTCTAGCATTCCTGTTATTGAAACTGGTGTTGGAAATTGTCATATTTATGTTGATGAAAGTGCTAATATAATAAAGGCTATTGATATTATTAAAAATGCTAAAATGCAACGCCCATCAGTATGTAATGCATTAGAAACGCTAATTTTACATAAAAGTATTATTGATAAAATTATGCCAGAATTAATAAAATTAAATATAGATTTAAGGTGTGATGAGTATATAAAATCAATATATCCTATAGTAAATTTAGCCAAAGATGAAGATTTTGAAAATGAATTTTTAGATTATATTTTAGCCATAAAGAGCGTAAATAATTTTGATGAAGCAATATTACACATACAAAAATATTCTACAGGCCACTCAGATGGTATAATCACACAAAATTATTCTAATGCTAATAAATTTTGTGATTTAATTGATAGTGCTGTAGTTTATGTTAATGCAAGCACTCGTTTTAGCGATGGAGAATGTTTTGGGCTAGGTGCTGAAATAGGTATTAGCACACAAAAATTACATGCTAGAGGTCCTATGGGGCTTAAAGAGATTACATCTTATAAATATATAGTTTTAGGAGATGGACAAATTAGAGATTAAAGTCAATACTTTAATCTTTTATTAATGAATAAAATTCTTTTCTAGTTCTTTCATCACTTAAAAATATACCTTTAAGTGAGCTGGTTATTGTTTTTGAATTTACTTTTTGAATACCACGCATTTGCATACACATGTGTTGTGCTTCAATTGTTACAGCTACACCTTTAGGTTTTAGCGTATCAAATAATGCTTGGCTTATTTGTTCGCATAATTGTTCTTGAATTTGTAATCTTCTTGCAAAAACTTCTACAAGCCTAGGTAGTTTTGAAAGCCCTACAACTTTACCATTTGGAATATATGCTATATGAACTTTTCCAAAAAAAGGTAATAAATGATGTTCACATAAACTATAAAAATCAATGTCTTTTACTAAAACCATCTCATTGTTATCAGTATTAAATATTGCTTTTTTTAAAATATCTTCAGGTTTTTGCTTATATCCACTACATAAAAATTCATATGATTTTTCTACTCTTTCAGGCGTTTTTAATAAGCCTTCTCGATTTGGATTTTCGCCAATTTGTATTAATAAATTTTTAATTAATTCTCTCATTCTTTATCCTATATTTTGCCAATGATTAATTTTTTTAGCTAGAATTGTGGGAAATATTTTACAAAAGGTAGTTTAATGAAACTTATAGTATCAAAAATTGATGAAATTAATTATTCAGTTGTTGGAGAAATTGAGAAAAATTTATTAGAAGAAAAAATTAATAAATTAGCTCTTAAAGCTAGTAAAAGCGTAAAAGTTGATGGTTTTAGACAAGGTAAAGTGCCTGTAAATGTTGTATTAGCAAGATATAAAGAAAGTTTAACAAGAGATGCAGAACAAGAAATTATAAATGAATCTTTTACTCAAGCTGTTAAAGAGAGTGGTAAAGATGAAAAAGGTTTAATAGGTGAACCTATGTTTAATAAATTTGATAGAAAAGGCGATTCAATAGAATTTGATTTTACTATGTCCTTTAGACCTGAAATTAAACTTGATGGTTATGAATCTTTAATTCCTGAAGTAAAAATAGAAGAGATAAAAGAAAAAGATATTAAAGCTAGAAAAGAAGCTATGCTTAAGCAATTTGCTCCATTAGAAAAAACTAAAAAACAAATCTTAAAAAAAGGTGATTATGCCAAGTTTGATTTCGAAGGATTTGTTGATGGTGTTGCTTTTGAAGGTGGTAAAGCAGAAAATTATATGCTAGAGATTGGAAGTGGTCAATTTATACCAGGATTTGAAGATGGTATGATAGAGCTTAAAGTTGGCGAAGAAAAAGATATAGAAGTAACTTTTCCTGAAAATTATCAAGCAGCTCATTTAGCAGGTAAAAAAGCAGTATTTAAAGTAAAATTACATGAAATTCACGCAAGAAAATTACCTGAAATTGATGAAGAAATGCTTAAAAAATTACTTCCTGGTGTAGAAAACCCAACCGAAGCAATTTTAGATGAAAAAATAAAAGAACAATTAGAAACAGAAGCTAAAATTAAATTAGTAGATGAGAAATTAAAACAAGAATTCGTAGAGAAATTGTTAGATAAATATGATTTTGTTGTTCCTTTAAATATTTTAGAGCAAGAAACAAATTTACAATTTAATCAAGCAACTAGAAGTTATACTAAGGAAGAATTTGAAGAGTTAAAAGATAGTCAAAAATTAGAATCAAAAAGAAATGAATTTAAGGCTGATGCTTTAAAAAGTGTAAAATTAACATTTATTGTTGATGAATTAGCTAAACTAAGAAATATTACTGTAAGTGATCAAGAAGTAGGTCAAGCTATTTATTTTGAAGCTTTAAGATACGGAATGGATCCTAAAAGGTTAATAGAAAATTACACAAAAAATGGTGCTTTACCAGCTGTTAGAATGAGTTTAATAGAAGAAAAATTATTTACAAATATTTTTTTAGGAAAAGATAAATGAGCTACATACCTTATGTAGTAGAAAAAACCAGCAAAGGCGAGAGAAGTTATGATATTTATTCTCGCTTGCTGAAAGATAGAATTATTCTTTTAAGTGGTGAAATAAATGATGATGTTGCATCTAGTATTGTAGCACAACTGTTATTTTTAGAAGCTCAAGATTCTACTAAAGATATTTATTTATATATAAACAGCCCTGGTGGTGTTGTAACTAGTGGGTTTAGTATATTTGATACTATGAATTATATTAAACCAGATGTTAGCACAATTTGTATAGGACAAGCTGCTTCAATGGGAGCGTTTTTACTTAGCTCAGGAGCTAAAGGTAAAAGGTTTGCTCTTCCAAATGCTAGAATTATGATACATCAACCTTTGGGTGGTGCAAGAGGTCAAGCTACTGATATTGAAATTCAAGCAAGAGAAATTTTAAAGCTTAAAGCTACATTAAATAAGATATTAGCTAAGAATACTGGAAATAAGATTTCTAAGATTGAAAAGGATACAGAAAGAGATTATTTTATGAGTTCAGAAGAAGCTTTATCTTATGGCTTAATTGATAAAATTTTAGAGAAGAGCTTTAAATAAATTAAGTGAGGAATAGTTTAAATTAAACTAAAGCAAGATTTTATTCTTACTTTAGTTTATCTAGCATATTGTTGAAATTTTCTACTAGCTCTTTATTTGCAGGTTTTATTTTTGAACCTAATATTATAAATATGACCGATACAGCAAAGCCAGGTATTATTGAGTAGATATTCCAAAAACCACCTAACTCATTCTTAGAAGTGTCTAATATTATATGTATATTTTCCCAAATTATAACAGTTATTGCACCAAAACTCATACCTAGTATAGCGCCTAATTTGCTTATATTTTTACAAAATAAAGACATTATAATTACGCTACCAAATGAAGCTCCAAAACCTGCCCAAGCATAACTTACTATTTGTAGTATGCTAGAATTTTTATTTGTTGATATTAAAAAAGCTACTAATGAAACTAATAAAACACTTATTCTAGATAGAATAATAACGGTTTTAGGGTGAGCGTCATGTTTAAATATTTTTCTATAAAAATCTTCAGCTAATGTAGAACTTGATACTAATAATTGAGAACTTGCTGTACTCATAATTGCA encodes the following:
- the proB gene encoding glutamate 5-kinase, with the protein product MRRIDYKRIVIKIGTTSLTYANGKINLRAIENLAWVLCDLKNQGKEIILVSSGAIAVGTERLALEKRPRDIVGKQVASAVGQGVLMQIYESFFSKYNQIIAQILLTRDVFENEIMLKNAQNSVLKLIQMGVIPIVNENDTVATDELQGFSDNDTLSAYVSNLVDADLLILLSDIDAMYDKDPNKFSDAKKISEIYVIDDEVLSSASGSNSALGTGGMITKVNSAKMVNGNGIDMIITSGKDFGVLFDIVQGKEIGTLFKGSKNA
- a CDS encoding glutamate-5-semialdehyde dehydrogenase codes for the protein MLEEICKNSKKASLELAKLDSKNKNEILFEAAKNLKDNMEYILNENLKDIKYAKEIGLKDSLIDRLKLDEKRINSMVLGIQKIAYIPDPLNEYIEQKILENGLIIGKKRVPMGVIGIIYEARPNVTSDAFAMCIKAGSSVILKGGKEALNSNKAIVKILRESIVRLGFNENFVNLITDSSRDTTNQFMRMNKYVNLLIPRGGASLINAVVNNSSIPVIETGVGNCHIYVDESANIIKAIDIIKNAKMQRPSVCNALETLILHKSIIDKIMPELIKLNIDLRCDEYIKSIYPIVNLAKDEDFENEFLDYILAIKSVNNFDEAILHIQKYSTGHSDGIITQNYSNANKFCDLIDSAVVYVNASTRFSDGECFGLGAEIGISTQKLHARGPMGLKEITSYKYIVLGDGQIRD
- the folE gene encoding GTP cyclohydrolase I FolE codes for the protein MRELIKNLLIQIGENPNREGLLKTPERVEKSYEFLCSGYKQKPEDILKKAIFNTDNNEMVLVKDIDFYSLCEHHLLPFFGKVHIAYIPNGKVVGLSKLPRLVEVFARRLQIQEQLCEQISQALFDTLKPKGVAVTIEAQHMCMQMRGIQKVNSKTITSSLKGIFLSDERTRKEFYSLIKD
- the tig gene encoding trigger factor; this encodes MKLIVSKIDEINYSVVGEIEKNLLEEKINKLALKASKSVKVDGFRQGKVPVNVVLARYKESLTRDAEQEIINESFTQAVKESGKDEKGLIGEPMFNKFDRKGDSIEFDFTMSFRPEIKLDGYESLIPEVKIEEIKEKDIKARKEAMLKQFAPLEKTKKQILKKGDYAKFDFEGFVDGVAFEGGKAENYMLEIGSGQFIPGFEDGMIELKVGEEKDIEVTFPENYQAAHLAGKKAVFKVKLHEIHARKLPEIDEEMLKKLLPGVENPTEAILDEKIKEQLETEAKIKLVDEKLKQEFVEKLLDKYDFVVPLNILEQETNLQFNQATRSYTKEEFEELKDSQKLESKRNEFKADALKSVKLTFIVDELAKLRNITVSDQEVGQAIYFEALRYGMDPKRLIENYTKNGALPAVRMSLIEEKLFTNIFLGKDK
- the clpP gene encoding ATP-dependent Clp endopeptidase proteolytic subunit ClpP — protein: MSYIPYVVEKTSKGERSYDIYSRLLKDRIILLSGEINDDVASSIVAQLLFLEAQDSTKDIYLYINSPGGVVTSGFSIFDTMNYIKPDVSTICIGQAASMGAFLLSSGAKGKRFALPNARIMIHQPLGGARGQATDIEIQAREILKLKATLNKILAKNTGNKISKIEKDTERDYFMSSEEALSYGLIDKILEKSFK